The proteins below are encoded in one region of Halichoerus grypus chromosome X, mHalGry1.hap1.1, whole genome shotgun sequence:
- the ZNF157 gene encoding zinc finger protein 157 isoform X5: MHKDVMLENYSNLASVAHEDAPSPPSEALSSDNLAHVLCHFPLTGLCVAKPEMIFKLERGEELWILEEESSGHGYPGSLSMLCGNSSVGGNAVRHDNDLRHQRIQTLDQAVEYNGYGKVFYKKTGFVGHKRTHTGVKNFGCHECGKTYCRKSNLIEHLRIHTGERPYKCGECAKTFSARSYLIAHQKTHTGEKPFECNECRKSFGRKSQLILHQRTHTGERPYECTECGKTFSEKATLMIHQRTHTGEKPYECSECGKTFRVKISLTQHQRTHTGEKPYECGDCGKNFRAKKSLNQHQRIHTGEKPYKCDECGKFFRMKMTLNNHQRTHTGEKPYQCNECGKSFRVHSSLGIHQRIHTGEKPYECNKCGNAFYVKARLIEHQRMHSGEKPYECGECGKIFSMKKSLCQHQRTHTGEKPYECSECGNAFYVKVRLIEHQRIHTGERPFECQECGKAFCRKAHLTEHQRTHIGRPLPCTVEKASL; the protein is encoded by the exons ATGCACAAGGATGTGATGTTGGAGAACTACAGCAACCTGGCATCTGTGG CTCATGAAGATGCACCTTCTCCTCCATCAGAGGCCCTAAGCTCAGACAACTTGGCCCATGTCCTGTGCCATTTCCCATTAACAGGCCTCTGCGTGGCCAAACCAGAGATGATCTTCAAGTTGGAGCGAGGAGAAGAGCTGTGGATATTAGAGGAGGAATCCTCAGGCCATGGATACCCAG gatcTCTCTCAATGCTGTGTGGCAACAGTTCTGTTGGGGGTAATGCCGTCAGGCATGATAATGACCTTCGGCATCAGAGGATTCAAACTTTGGATCAAGCTGTTGAATATAATGGATATGGGAAAGTCTTCTACAAGAAAACAGGCTTTGTTGGACATAAAAGAACACACACGGGAGTAAAAAACTTTGGATGTCATGAATGTGGGAAAACTTACTGCAGGAAATCAAATCTTATTGAACATCTGAGAATACACACAGGGGAGAGACCTTATAAATGTGGTGAATGTGCAAAGACCTTTAGTGCAAGATCATACCTCATTGCTCATCAGAAAACTCACACAGGGGAGAAACCCTTTGAATGTAATGAATGTAGGAAATCTTTTGGCAGGAAGTCACAACTCATTCTGCATCAGAgaacacacacaggagagagaccCTATGAATGTACTGAATGTGGGAAAACCTTTTCTGAGAAGGCAACCCTCATGATtcatcagagaactcacacaggagagaagccctatgaatgtaGTGAATGTGGAAAAACATTTCGAGTTAAGATATCCCTTACCCAACACCAGAGAACTCACACAGGGGAGAAACCATATGAATGTGGTGACTGTGGGAAAAACTTCCGTGCAAAGAAATCCCTAAATCAACATCAAAGAATTCACACAGGtgagaaaccctataaatgtgATGAATGTGGGAAGTTCTTCAGAATGAAAATGACTCTCAATAAtcatcagagaactcacacaggTGAAAAACCCTATCAatgcaatgaatgtgggaaatctttcaGGGTACACTCATCTCTTGGGATACATCAGCgaattcacacaggagagaaaccttacGAATGTAATAAATGCGGTAATGCCTTTTATGTGAAAGCACGCCTCATTGAACATCAGAGAATGCATTccggagagaaaccctatgaatgtggTGAATGTGGAAAAATCTTCAGTATGAAGAAATCCCTTTGTCAACAccagagaactcacacaggagagaaaccctatgaatgtagtGAATGCGGAAATGCCTTCTACGTCAAAGTACGCCTCATTGAACATCAGCGAATTCACACAGGAGAGAGACCCTTTGAATGTcaagaatgtgggaaagccttttgCCGGAAAGCACACCTCACAGAACATCAGAGAACTCACATAGGCCGGCCCTTGCCTTGTACTGTGGAGAAAGCTTCTTTGTGA
- the ZNF157 gene encoding zinc finger protein 157 isoform X3, translating to MPANRKSPQRFPALVPGQPGRSFEGSVSFEDVAVDFTRQEWHRLDPAQRTMHKDVMLENYSNLASVAHEDAPSPPSEALSSDNLAHVLCHFPLTGLCVAKPEMIFKLERGEELWILEEESSGHGYPGSLSMLCGNSSVGGNAVRHDNDLRHQRIQTLDQAVEYNGYGKVFYKKTGFVGHKRTHTGVKNFGCHECGKTYCRKSNLIEHLRIHTGERPYKCGECAKTFSARSYLIAHQKTHTGEKPFECNECRKSFGRKSQLILHQRTHTGERPYECTECGKTFSEKATLMIHQRTHTGEKPYECSECGKTFRVKISLTQHQRTHTGEKPYECGDCGKNFRAKKSLNQHQRIHTGEKPYKCDECGKFFRMKMTLNNHQRTHTGEKPYQCNECGKSFRVHSSLGIHQRIHTGEKPYECNKCGNAFYVKARLIEHQRMHSGEKPYECGECGKIFSMKKSLCQHQRTHTGEKPYECSECGNAFYVKVRLIEHQRIHTGERPFECQECGKAFCRKAHLTEHQRTHIGRPLPCTVEKASL from the exons GGATCTGTGTCATTTGAGGACGTGGCTGTGGATTTTACCCGACAGGAATGGCACAGACTGGACCCTGCCCAGAGGACCATGCACAAGGATGTGATGTTGGAGAACTACAGCAACCTGGCATCTGTGG CTCATGAAGATGCACCTTCTCCTCCATCAGAGGCCCTAAGCTCAGACAACTTGGCCCATGTCCTGTGCCATTTCCCATTAACAGGCCTCTGCGTGGCCAAACCAGAGATGATCTTCAAGTTGGAGCGAGGAGAAGAGCTGTGGATATTAGAGGAGGAATCCTCAGGCCATGGATACCCAG gatcTCTCTCAATGCTGTGTGGCAACAGTTCTGTTGGGGGTAATGCCGTCAGGCATGATAATGACCTTCGGCATCAGAGGATTCAAACTTTGGATCAAGCTGTTGAATATAATGGATATGGGAAAGTCTTCTACAAGAAAACAGGCTTTGTTGGACATAAAAGAACACACACGGGAGTAAAAAACTTTGGATGTCATGAATGTGGGAAAACTTACTGCAGGAAATCAAATCTTATTGAACATCTGAGAATACACACAGGGGAGAGACCTTATAAATGTGGTGAATGTGCAAAGACCTTTAGTGCAAGATCATACCTCATTGCTCATCAGAAAACTCACACAGGGGAGAAACCCTTTGAATGTAATGAATGTAGGAAATCTTTTGGCAGGAAGTCACAACTCATTCTGCATCAGAgaacacacacaggagagagaccCTATGAATGTACTGAATGTGGGAAAACCTTTTCTGAGAAGGCAACCCTCATGATtcatcagagaactcacacaggagagaagccctatgaatgtaGTGAATGTGGAAAAACATTTCGAGTTAAGATATCCCTTACCCAACACCAGAGAACTCACACAGGGGAGAAACCATATGAATGTGGTGACTGTGGGAAAAACTTCCGTGCAAAGAAATCCCTAAATCAACATCAAAGAATTCACACAGGtgagaaaccctataaatgtgATGAATGTGGGAAGTTCTTCAGAATGAAAATGACTCTCAATAAtcatcagagaactcacacaggTGAAAAACCCTATCAatgcaatgaatgtgggaaatctttcaGGGTACACTCATCTCTTGGGATACATCAGCgaattcacacaggagagaaaccttacGAATGTAATAAATGCGGTAATGCCTTTTATGTGAAAGCACGCCTCATTGAACATCAGAGAATGCATTccggagagaaaccctatgaatgtggTGAATGTGGAAAAATCTTCAGTATGAAGAAATCCCTTTGTCAACAccagagaactcacacaggagagaaaccctatgaatgtagtGAATGCGGAAATGCCTTCTACGTCAAAGTACGCCTCATTGAACATCAGCGAATTCACACAGGAGAGAGACCCTTTGAATGTcaagaatgtgggaaagccttttgCCGGAAAGCACACCTCACAGAACATCAGAGAACTCACATAGGCCGGCCCTTGCCTTGTACTGTGGAGAAAGCTTCTTTGTGA
- the ZNF157 gene encoding zinc finger protein 157 isoform X4, with protein sequence MPANRKSPQRFPALVPGQPGRSFEGSVSFEDVAVDFTRQEWHRLDPAQRTMHKDVMLENYSNLASVGLCVAKPEMIFKLERGEELWILEEESSGHGYPGSLSMLCGNSSVGGNAVRHDNDLRHQRIQTLDQAVEYNGYGKVFYKKTGFVGHKRTHTGVKNFGCHECGKTYCRKSNLIEHLRIHTGERPYKCGECAKTFSARSYLIAHQKTHTGEKPFECNECRKSFGRKSQLILHQRTHTGERPYECTECGKTFSEKATLMIHQRTHTGEKPYECSECGKTFRVKISLTQHQRTHTGEKPYECGDCGKNFRAKKSLNQHQRIHTGEKPYKCDECGKFFRMKMTLNNHQRTHTGEKPYQCNECGKSFRVHSSLGIHQRIHTGEKPYECNKCGNAFYVKARLIEHQRMHSGEKPYECGECGKIFSMKKSLCQHQRTHTGEKPYECSECGNAFYVKVRLIEHQRIHTGERPFECQECGKAFCRKAHLTEHQRTHIGRPLPCTVEKASL encoded by the exons GGATCTGTGTCATTTGAGGACGTGGCTGTGGATTTTACCCGACAGGAATGGCACAGACTGGACCCTGCCCAGAGGACCATGCACAAGGATGTGATGTTGGAGAACTACAGCAACCTGGCATCTGTGG GCCTCTGCGTGGCCAAACCAGAGATGATCTTCAAGTTGGAGCGAGGAGAAGAGCTGTGGATATTAGAGGAGGAATCCTCAGGCCATGGATACCCAG gatcTCTCTCAATGCTGTGTGGCAACAGTTCTGTTGGGGGTAATGCCGTCAGGCATGATAATGACCTTCGGCATCAGAGGATTCAAACTTTGGATCAAGCTGTTGAATATAATGGATATGGGAAAGTCTTCTACAAGAAAACAGGCTTTGTTGGACATAAAAGAACACACACGGGAGTAAAAAACTTTGGATGTCATGAATGTGGGAAAACTTACTGCAGGAAATCAAATCTTATTGAACATCTGAGAATACACACAGGGGAGAGACCTTATAAATGTGGTGAATGTGCAAAGACCTTTAGTGCAAGATCATACCTCATTGCTCATCAGAAAACTCACACAGGGGAGAAACCCTTTGAATGTAATGAATGTAGGAAATCTTTTGGCAGGAAGTCACAACTCATTCTGCATCAGAgaacacacacaggagagagaccCTATGAATGTACTGAATGTGGGAAAACCTTTTCTGAGAAGGCAACCCTCATGATtcatcagagaactcacacaggagagaagccctatgaatgtaGTGAATGTGGAAAAACATTTCGAGTTAAGATATCCCTTACCCAACACCAGAGAACTCACACAGGGGAGAAACCATATGAATGTGGTGACTGTGGGAAAAACTTCCGTGCAAAGAAATCCCTAAATCAACATCAAAGAATTCACACAGGtgagaaaccctataaatgtgATGAATGTGGGAAGTTCTTCAGAATGAAAATGACTCTCAATAAtcatcagagaactcacacaggTGAAAAACCCTATCAatgcaatgaatgtgggaaatctttcaGGGTACACTCATCTCTTGGGATACATCAGCgaattcacacaggagagaaaccttacGAATGTAATAAATGCGGTAATGCCTTTTATGTGAAAGCACGCCTCATTGAACATCAGAGAATGCATTccggagagaaaccctatgaatgtggTGAATGTGGAAAAATCTTCAGTATGAAGAAATCCCTTTGTCAACAccagagaactcacacaggagagaaaccctatgaatgtagtGAATGCGGAAATGCCTTCTACGTCAAAGTACGCCTCATTGAACATCAGCGAATTCACACAGGAGAGAGACCCTTTGAATGTcaagaatgtgggaaagccttttgCCGGAAAGCACACCTCACAGAACATCAGAGAACTCACATAGGCCGGCCCTTGCCTTGTACTGTGGAGAAAGCTTCTTTGTGA